The Aspergillus fumigatus Af293 chromosome 5, whole genome shotgun sequence nucleotide sequence AGACAGTGGGAATAGCTCACCTAGCTTCAGAAGCCAGCCTGCGCTTCTCTTTCTGGAATTCCTGTTGACATGATTCCCACACCGCGGCACGCTCTTGCGGCAACACAGTCTTGACGCGGAGCTTGAATGATGCGCTTACAGGCCGATGGTCGGAGGCTCGGACCTCATGTCGTCGGTAATCCAACTGCTTAATCCGACCTAGCCCCCTGTAGAGTACGCGATCGCACCACGCGGGGGACCGTTTCTTCTCACTCGAGTCGTATTCGTCCGTGCCGACGTCGTACTTGTACGTCGGCGCGAACGTGATGGGCGCCTCCGTGAATGACCGGAGTCGGAAACCAGGGTTTTTGCGTCGCGATGCGAGCAGTTGGTCTCGCTCAAGCAACTTTGCGAGGTTGTTGTTGCGAATGTCCTCGATGATCACATTCCGTGGGATCGAGTCGATTCGGTAATTGAGATCACCGTTCAGAATGCAAATCTCATGATCCATAATCATTGTTCCATCACCACCGCTGACAAAGTGGTTTGCCCGAGTGGTAAGGCTATTCTCTACTGGAAGCACTTCGGACTCGAGAATGGCTGCAATGTCATTGTTGCGGTGAGCCGTTTGCGACTGCCCGGCTGCTAAATGGCAATTCACGAAGCAGAGAGAACTATCGTCTAGGATGAAGCGAAGAATCAGGGCACCCTGTGCAATCAGCAACCGGACCAAAATCAACGCAGTACCTCATATACGTACCTTGTTTCCGTGCAATCCTCCCATACCCCGCTTCACCTCTGCAGCACCGATGTTCTTGATCCGCTGCCGCTCCTTGTGCTTAACAAAGACGCAGGTAAAAAGCCCAATGAGATTCGCTGAATGAAGAAGGACGTACGACTCCTCGAGGGGCATGCAGTCGTTGATACAACGAGTCAGATGCTCCATCCATACCCGGTACTGACGGCTCATATGTTCTTTCTCTCCGccgtctttcttcttgcttCCTAACAACAAGCTCTCTATAGACGAATCAGTGAAACTCACACGTGAGGCAGCCCAGACTTCTACTCACTGGCTGTGATTTTCTTATTCTCAAGATCTACAAGCTCTTGGAAGCCGAAGACCAAAATCTCGGGTGGATTCTCGGGATGAATTGCCTCCTGAATGAAGTTGCTGGAGCGGACACTACCTGGCGTAGACGCGCCAGCGTTCCAAGTTACAATGGCTGCCGAGATCTCACGGAACTTGCAGAATTCTACATCTCTGCTCTGCATGCGAGTTTCTGTTGACGTTAGTTTTCGCTTTTCGTCCATCGGACCTGCAGAATATCAACTTACCCAGCCaatcatcctccagcattCCATCCCAGAGACGAATGCAATTGTCGTCTCCTAACGAGGTCACCTGCAGCCGGTTCATGGTCCAGACACTACTGAAATCCAGTAAGAAGCTAGAGACTGGACCGTCATGAGCTCGCCAATCCTTCTTAACTATCCATGGGTTGGTCCTCGTGTCGTAGACATAGATCATGCCCGTCTTATAGGCCGCCCAAAGATAATCACCAACCACACCTAAGCAGTTGATCTTGTAAACGCTTACATTGACGACTGCTAGACAAGCGTAATCTGTGGAAGAGTACACGGTAACCTTGCCATCCGCATGGCCCATATACACACGTCCCCCATCTCGAGTCGTGTAGATACCGGACGTGACATCGCCAGTGTGCTGCGAGCCCAGAGGTTTTTTCAAGACCTTAAATGAGACATCGTCACGAGCGTTTGGCCGATATACGTGAACTTCCTTGCCGGTTGCCAGCCATAATGTGTCTCCGACGACCAGCGAGAATGTATGTCCCCGGGCGACTCGGTCATAGGGGTTGTGGTAGCTGTACTGAAGATTCGGAGTCCCAGACTCGTCCGGCGGCCAGACAAGCAATCGTCCCTCGTCGTCAAGGGTCCACATCTCCTTCTTATGACGGAGGATCTTGATCACCTCACGGCGCGAGGGATAGAAGCGTGTTGCTACAATCGAACGAGTGGAAATGTCCACTTCATGGATTTCTCCCGTGCTCATGCCCAGCCATAGCCGCTGaccctcatcttccaggcCAGTACCTGGCTTGAATGCTATCGATAGACTCTTGACAGTCTCACCGTGGCTGAGACTCATGATTTGTTCTCCGTTCGTGAGATCCCATACCCGGGTCAAATAACCTGTTGTACACACATGCCTACCGCATACATCCATCAAACGAGTGTCATATCTTGTATGGATTTCCCTTGGTCCGTTCTTGAGTAGGGGCGGTCGACGATTAGTGGTCGATGCGTCAGGATAGTCAGTTCGCGAGATTGCCGGTTCGTCCACGGGATCCTGTCCGAATGTGTCCGCGCGGGCCAACTGCCGTTCAGGAACAGAAGACGCCTGCCCTGGCTTGGCGTCTCTGGAGAACGACGGCTGTCGGTGTATTTGCAGGGGAGTCTGGTTCTCCCTGGGGGGCGGTTGGAATGATTGCGGTCTAGGCGATGGTTCAGGATGCGAAGAGCCCTCCAGATGAGGCGACGGCCTAGACGGAGATGCGCCACTCCTTCGCGCCAAGGACGAATGTCGTGGCGGGAGGCTGGGAGGCTCGGTGGGAGCATCGGTGGCTTGGAGCCTGCGAGCTGACAGCGGCGCAGCCGACAAAGGCTCCGTCTGCTTCATTGAATGTGGTGGGACCTGTACCATCAATGGTTTCATGTCCCGCGTCGGTTCCGGGATGGGTCTCCTCCGCGAAAAGCCAAGCTCGCGCGCATCCCGAAGAGCATGCGCAGACGACACAGGGCCCCTGTCATCGAATGATTGGCGGCTTGGGGGTTCAGTCACCGGCCGAGAAGGGGAGCGTGGCATCTGCGGACGTCCACACGATGATGGCTTGACGGACGGCTTCTCGGGACTGCCTGGGGGCGTGCTGAACGGTGATATCCGATCCTCCGACGTTGTCTTCTCCGGTTTCAGTGCCAGAGTTGCGCCCTCAAGAGAAGCTAAGGCTGCCGGCTTTGCAGGGAccttcggcttctccgcTCGATCGATGGGCGGAGGCAACGAAGAGCTTTTTTGCTTTCGATCGGGTGGACTCTCACCGATGAAGCTCCCCGAATGAGAATGCGCTGGCGATAGATGACCAGGCAGATGCTGGAATGTCGAGGAACTGGGCGTTGTCGGTCGGTTGGTCGGCGGCGGCAACGAGCCCCGAGACGGGTCCGGCGGACTGCGGGACATCCTGGAGTTGATGGTACGCTCAGTATGGTTTTGGGACCCAAATCCCCGCGGAGGTGATCGCGGCGAGTCAACCGTTAAAGTCGGTGCCAGTTGCGGTGACGAGTGGAAGTTCATCGACATGGGTCTGCTCTGCCTCCTGCCTGGAGATCTTCCCGGGGAGCCGCTTCGCCGTGAAAATCCGCCATTTGTCCGATCGTACCGCTGGGCATTCTGAGGTTTGGCCGTCGCATTCCATGGGGATTGAGCCCGAGGAAGGTCGAGAGAAGCGCGCGCGGAGCGCACTTCGTCGACAGGTTCGGGCGTCCTCAGAAAGGGAGTCGAATCATGCGGACTAGTAGCTGTAAAGGCGGATGGTGATCGGCGATGGGACAGGTTCTCGAAATGTGATAGAAGGGAGGAAACCGGTCTCTGCGGAAATTATTAGGATCAGTGAAAGTTGCTCAGACACTCGTACAGGACGCGCAACTCATACAATGGGAGCGTTATCCGTgccgtccttgtccttgccgCTTCCCTCCATGACCACAACGAGAGATCGCGCGCAGGAAGGGCGGGAAGATATGAATCATAGGCCGTTGTCCAATCTCGAACGATGCGTCCGGTGCAATGTTATTCTATGTCGACGTTCGGTATTGAGAGTCGGGACAAGTAGCCGAGAAGAGACTGGAAGTAAATATGGTGGCGGGCAAGTCAAGAAGTCAGGTGCAGATCGTTGGGTATAAATGAGCGAGAACGGATTGAGAAAGGAAACAGAGCAGGAGAAATGACCGTCCAGAAGTCATCTGACGAAGATTCTAAGCCGCAGCTGGATTTATACTTAGATAATAGCGAGATGAGCACTCGTGGGAAAGGCGAGAATGAAGATCGACCAGATGGAGACAGGGGGCAGTGCAAAAGCGTGTGGAGAGTCAAAGGGATGACGATTAACAAGTGggggtcgaggaggagagaggGGGGAGCATCAATCTAGGAAAGAAACACAGCAGTAGAAGAGCAAAGATCAGagatgaaaaggaagggaatgaaGATCTATCTCTTCTGAATATCAATCCATACGATGACCACGATAACCTAACAACTGCGCACCGATCCATTACTTGACCATACCTCCGTCCATACTCCGAACTTCGATTCTATCAGCCAAGACGGCGGGTGGCCTTAATTTTtagcttctttcttctgcttaATCTCTATCAATCATCTAGTCAAGCTCTCTCCAGAGTAGAGCATACACATACAGTCCTCCCATACTCCCATTCCATATCCATATCACTCTCATTTACACCTCACAATGTGGTCAGTCCATTCCATCACCACCCACCACCTTATGGCTACTCCCTCTAACCACCGCACAGCAAACACATCCTCAACGCCCAAGTAGCCATCCGCTCTCCCTGCTGTAAGCAACATACACCAGACCAGACGCATTTGCAAAAGCCATAGCTATCCTCAATGctcaccatcctcatccccCCAGGCCGAAAATGGTTCGACTGCGCCGAATGCCACCTCGAACAGGAAACCCACCCGCTCACCAAATCCACCGAAATGGTACTTCCCACACCCACAACCCCTGTTACCCGCAAAATCAACCTATTCTAAACCGTAATCGCCAGACATTCGCCTGTAAAAAGTGCAAGAAGTGTTTCCGAAAGGACGCGACGGAGTTTGACGAGAGGTGCGTGCATGCTAAATGGCCGAGGGTTGCCCGGGAGTGCGCTCGTGACTCGGAACCCTCAGGCGAGGATGTCAGGTGCTGATGTTTACGATAGTGACGAGTATTGCCCGCACTGCGATAACCATTTTGTGATCGAAGCTGTGACGCCCAAGGCTGCGTTGCAGGTTGAGGGTGAAGATGCTCGGATTGATTCTAGGTATGTTTCTTCTATCTGGTGCTGCTTCTGAGACGTTGCATGCGGTCGATGGATGGGGCTGACTTTTCACGCTTCAGAATGATCAAGGACGATCGTGTACGGGAACACAAGGAAAAGTCGATATTCAATTTCAAGGATATATCGGATCGGCTAGGCTGAGTTGTATCGGTCACGATGGTTTACGAAAATTACGATCTAATGCTTGCATATTCTCCGCATCCCAACAGATTCACCATAGATTACCCGTTGCACACTCGTTGGTTCTAGAATATAGTGCACATTCCTCGGGACCATGACGCTGCGCAAGTCTCATGAATTTGAAGGTGAAAAGTTGTAGTTAGGTCTCGTAGTTGCACATGTCCCGTAGAGAGTCTCAGTCGGCCGACTCCCGGGTCGACTCCCCAGTCTCTCCGCCACCGGGCCGCGTCAGGATGGCCGCCGTTGTGGTTCCGGTCCGGCCAGTCTTCTTTTTCGCGGCCTCCTCTTGCTTCTCCGTCTCTATACTCTTGACGTAGGCCTCGATCTGGTCGTCCGGCAACATCTCGATCGTCTTACCGGGGGCCATGATAGCCACCTCGATGTTCTTGGCGCCGGTCTgcaccacctccagcagcgacTTGATGGTAAGCTGGATCGTCTGTTCCCGGTCCATATCGTCCTGGTGATTCCGCTCAAGGAACTCGCGCACAGTCTTGCTGGAACGACCAATAGCATTTGCTTTCCTGTAGAGCAAGTATCCAAGTCAGCAACGTCCCTAACGCAACCAAATCACTCGCCTCCCAGCCAAGAAGCCACATACCAAGCAGAGTAGATCCCCGAAGGCTCGGTCATGTATAGTCGAGGCACCTTATCATTTGGATCGAATCCTACAACCAGAGTACTGATACCAAAAGGCCGGACACCGCCGCTCTGTGTGTACCGCTGCTGCACACTAGCAATGTATTTGGTGATGTATTCAATAGTAACGGGGTCCTCGACGGTCAGTCTGTGCGACTGGGCTTCTAATCTGGCCTTGTCAATGAGAATACGGGCGTCGGCGTTCAGTCCGGCAAAAGCGAGAACGGCGTGGTTGTCCAGCTGGGCAATCTTCGATGGTGTAATGCGGGTATCTTGGAGCTTGAGGGCAGACCGCTTCTCGCAACCCAGGACGACGACATCTTTGCCCTTGACTCCGACAGCGCAGGTTCCTATTCAGCGCAGAGACGCGTCAGCGTGAGGGTTAAACAGAACCAAGTTCGGGAGCTTCAGAAGGCAGATTGACCTACCTCGCTTCACAGCTTCCATGGCATATTCCACCTGGAAGACGTGCCCGTCGGGGCTGTTACTATGGTTAGAAAGCTGCTTCTAAAGCTCTAACATATACCAAAGCATACCTGAACACTATATCTCTGTCAGAATAAGCTGTCCTCTAGACCAATGATGCAAGTAGCTTGGGTAGCCAAGCTGCCTTACCTGAAAGAGCTCGGTCATATCCCGACATTGTGGGCTGTGAGAGGTGCTGCGTCTAAGGAGATAGGTACGGAATGAAAGAAATGGCAATGGCGATAGAAAGGGTTGGCGAGGATCGAAGTGGATGGCTCGTAATGTAGTTCACTGAAAGAAAGCTGAGAATTGTATCTCCGACCTTGGGGTGATGACGGGATGGAGGTGAACGCGAGTCCCGCAGTTGCCTCAGAGCTCTCAGACGCTTGGCGCGCGGCTATTTGCTACATCGACACAAGCTTCCATGGCAGGTATATGACAGTCCAAACACATTAAACAGCCAttttatcttcttcctcactgGAGACAATGATGCTATCTTTATCGCAAATGCTTGGGATAGCTGACTTCAGCCCAGACGATCTTCTACCTTTATTGCATCCAATCGTGCTGGTTCCGAAGTAATCCTCAAGGGTTGGTTTACAGCATAACATCGACTTTTCATATTGTAAACAATGTTGGCCAGAAGGCAACGTAAGGGGAACAGAGGAATTATAGACATAGAACAATCTTCTTGCACTCGCAATACCCGATCTTTGTGCCTCACATGTGTCCCAAATGTGATGAAATTTTGCTGACGCAGAAGAAGTACCCCAACACCCCCAACGAGAGTCCATCCCATTGTATCCCATCCGTAATCAATACCATGATTCTCCAGTAATTCCGAGTGCAGAAGAAACAGCAATATCTAGAATGCAATGCCAAGTTTGAGCGTCCACCACTGGTTGCAATGCTCGAGCGAAGTCATGCggttggagaagaaaaaagctCCGTCGAAAGATGCCCCATGAGAACAATGCGCGAAGCTCAAACCGACCCAAAGTGAAGGATGATGATCAAAACCAGTCGAGGACAATCGACGAATAAAAGCGCCCCTTGCCCATCTGCCATTGACTGTACCGAAGACAGTTTTCTATACCCTCAAACATCGCTTCCAAAGACGCAATAGT carries:
- a CDS encoding putative inositol polyphosphate phosphatase, which produces MEGSGKDKDGTDNAPIRPVSSLLSHFENLSHRRSPSAFTATSPHDSTPFLRTPEPVDEVRSARASLDLPRAQSPWNATAKPQNAQRYDRTNGGFSRRSGSPGRSPGRRQSRPMSMNFHSSPQLAPTLTVDSPRSPPRGFGSQNHTERTINSRMSRSPPDPSRGSLPPPTNRPTTPSSSTFQHLPGHLSPAHSHSGSFIGESPPDRKQKSSSLPPPIDRAEKPKVPAKPAALASLEGATLALKPEKTTSEDRISPFSTPPGSPEKPSVKPSSCGRPQMPRSPSRPVTEPPSRQSFDDRGPVSSAHALRDARELGFSRRRPIPEPTRDMKPLMVQVPPHSMKQTEPLSAAPLSARRLQATDAPTEPPSLPPRHSSLARRSGASPSRPSPHLEGSSHPEPSPRPQSFQPPPRENQTPLQIHRQPSFSRDAKPGQASSVPERQLARADTFGQDPVDEPAISRTDYPDASTTNRRPPLLKNGPREIHTRYDTRLMDVCGRHVCTTGYLTRVWDLTNGEQIMSLSHGETVKSLSIAFKPGTGLEDEGQRLWLGMSTGEIHEVDISTRSIVATRFYPSRREVIKILRHKKEMWTLDDEGRLLVWPPDESGTPNLQYSYHNPYDRVARGHTFSLVVGDTLWLATGKEVHVYRPNARDDVSFKVLKKPLGSQHTGDVTSGIYTTRDGGRVYMGHADGKVTVYSSTDYACLAVVNVSVYKINCLGVVGDYLWAAYKTGMIYVYDTRTNPWIVKKDWRAHDGPVSSFLLDFSSVWTMNRLQVTSLGDDNCIRLWDGMLEDDWLETRMQSRDVEFCKFREISAAIVTWNAGASTPGSVRSSNFIQEAIHPENPPEILVFGFQELVDLENKKITAKSLLLGSKKKDGGEKEHMSRQYRVWMEHLTRCINDCMPLEESYVLLHSANLIGLFTCVFVKHKERQRIKNIGAAEVKRGMGGLHGNKGALILRFILDDSSLCFVNCHLAAGQSQTAHRNNDIAAILESEVLPVENSLTTRANHFVSGGDGTMIMDHEICILNGDLNYRIDSIPRNVIIEDIRNNNLAKLLERDQLLASRRKNPGFRLRSFTEAPITFAPTYKYDVGTDEYDSSEKKRSPAWCDRVLYRGLGRIKQLDYRRHEVRASDHRPVSASFKLRVKTVLPQERAAVWESCQQEFQKEKRRLASEASIEYLISVLGTDPQQARALILGTGSP
- the pre6 gene encoding proteasome core particle subunit alpha 4, which encodes MEAVKRGTCAVGVKGKDVVVLGCEKRSALKLQDTRITPSKIAQLDNHAVLAFAGLNADARILIDKARLEAQSHRLTVEDPVTIEYITKYIASVQQRYTQSGGVRPFGISTLVVGFDPNDKVPRLYMTEPSGIYSAWKANAIGRSSKTVREFLERNHQDDMDREQTIQLTIKSLLEVVQTGAKNIEVAIMAPGKTIEMLPDDQIEAYVKSIETEKQEEAAKKKTGRTGTTTAAILTRPGGGETGESTRESAD